The following proteins are encoded in a genomic region of Danio rerio strain Tuebingen ecotype United States chromosome 16, GRCz12tu, whole genome shotgun sequence:
- the gnrhr3 gene encoding gonadotropin releasing hormone receptor 3 isoform X1: MSGNWSQYNASLLPVWTAPSFTPAAQARVAATALLFVFAAGSNLALLVSVCRSRRLASHLRPLILSLAAADLLMTFVVMPLDMVWNVTVQWYAGDVVCKLLCFLKLFAMQTSAFILVGISLDRHQAILRPLDTLTAPQRNRRRMLTAWSLSALIASPQLFIFHTVKAKSVDFTQCVTHGSFSERWHETAYNMFHFVTLYVIPLLVMSCCYTCILIEINRQLHNSNKAGDSLRRSGTDMIPKARMKTLKMTLIIVLSFVVCWTPYYLLGIWYWFQPEMLTVTPEYVHHLLFVFGNLNTCCDPVIYGLYTPSFRSDLTRFCCCRHNKNTPRPQQPTRHT, encoded by the exons ATGTCTGGTAACTGGTCTCAGTATAACGCGTCTCTGCTGCCCGTCTGGACGGCGCCCAGCTTCACCCCTGCTGCTCAGGCCCGTGTGGCGGCGACTGCGCTGCTGTTCGTGTTCGCGGCGGGCAGCAACCTGGCGCTCCTGGTGAGTGTGTGTCGCAGCCGGCGTCTGGCCTCACACCTGCGGCCGCTGATCCTCAGCCTGGCGGCGGCAGACCTGCTGATGACCTTCGTGGTGATGCCGCTGGACATGGTGTGGAATGTGACGGTGCAGTGGTACGCCGGGGACGTGGTGTGTAAGCTGCTGTGCTTCCTGAAGCTGTTCGCCATGCAGACCTCTGCGTTCATCCTGGTGGGCATCAGTCTGGACAGACACCAGGCCATCCTGCGCCCGCTGGACACACTGACCGCACCACAGAGGAACAGGAGGAGGATGCTGACCGCCTGGAGCCTCAGTGCACTGATCGCATCACCACag CTGTTCATCTTCCATACGGTGAAAGCGAAGAGTGTGGACTTCACGCAGTGTGTGACGCACGGCAGTTTCAGCGAGCGATGGCACGAGACGGCGTACAACATGTTCCACTTTGTGACGCTGTACGTGATCCCCCTGCTGGTCATGAGCTGCTGCTACACCTGCATCCTCATCGAGATCAACAGACAACTACACAACAGCAACAAAG CAGGTGATTCTCTGAGGCGCAGCGGAACAGACATGATCCCGAAGGCCAGGATGAAGACGCTGAAGATGACCCTCATCATTGTGCTGTCCTTCGTGGTGTGCTGGACACCGTATTACCTGCTGGGCATCTGGTACTGGTTCCAGCCGGAGATGCTGACGGTGACGCCCGAGTACGTCCACCACCTGCTGTTTGTGTTCGGGAACCTGAACACCTGCTGCGACCCTGTGATCTATGGCCTGTACACACCCTCCTTCCGCTCCGATCTGACCCGCTTCTGCTGCTGCCGGCACAACAAGAACACCCCGCGGCCTCAGCAACCCACCAGACACACATAA
- the gnrhr3 gene encoding gonadotropin releasing hormone receptor 3 (The RefSeq protein has 3 substitutions compared to this genomic sequence), translated as MSGNWSQYNASLLPVWTAPSFTPAAQARVAATALLFVFAAGSNLALLVSVCRSRRLASHLRPLILSLAAADLLMTFVVMPLDMVWNVTVQWYAGDVVCKLLCFLKLFAMQTSAFILVGISLDRHQAILRPLDTLTAPQRNRRRMLTAWSLSALIASPQLFIFHTVKAKSVDFTQCVTHGSFSERWHETAYNMFHFVTLYVIPLLVMSCCYTCILIEINRQLHNSNKGDSLRRSGTDMIPKARMKTLKMTLIIVLSFVVCWTPYYLLGIWYWFQPEMLTVTPEYVHHLLFVFGNLNSCCDPVIYGLYTPSFRSDLIRFCCCRHHKNTPRPQQPTRHT; from the exons ATGTCTGGTAACTGGTCTCAGTATAACGCGTCTCTGCTGCCCGTCTGGACGGCGCCCAGCTTCACCCCTGCTGCTCAGGCCCGTGTGGCGGCGACTGCGCTGCTGTTCGTGTTCGCGGCGGGCAGCAACCTGGCGCTCCTGGTGAGTGTGTGTCGCAGCCGGCGTCTGGCCTCACACCTGCGGCCGCTGATCCTCAGCCTGGCGGCGGCAGACCTGCTGATGACCTTCGTGGTGATGCCGCTGGACATGGTGTGGAATGTGACGGTGCAGTGGTACGCCGGGGACGTGGTGTGTAAGCTGCTGTGCTTCCTGAAGCTGTTCGCCATGCAGACCTCTGCGTTCATCCTGGTGGGCATCAGTCTGGACAGACACCAGGCCATCCTGCGCCCGCTGGACACACTGACCGCACCACAGAGGAACAGGAGGAGGATGCTGACCGCCTGGAGCCTCAGTGCACTGATCGCATCACCACag CTGTTCATCTTCCATACGGTGAAAGCGAAGAGTGTGGACTTCACGCAGTGTGTGACGCACGGCAGTTTCAGCGAGCGATGGCACGAGACGGCGTACAACATGTTCCACTTTGTGACGCTGTACGTGATCCCCCTGCTGGTCATGAGCTGCTGCTACACCTGCATCCTCATCGAGATCAACAGACAACTACACAACAGCAACAAAG GTGATTCTCTGAGGCGCAGCGGAACAGACATGATCCCGAAGGCCAGGATGAAGACGCTGAAGATGACCCTCATCATTGTGCTGTCCTTCGTGGTGTGCTGGACACCGTATTACCTGCTGGGCATCTGGTACTGGTTCCAGCCGGAGATGCTGACGGTGACGCCCGAGTACGTCCACCACCTGCTGTTTGTGTTCGGGAACCTGAACACCTGCTGCGACCCTGTGATCTATGGCCTGTACACACCCTCCTTCCGCTCCGATCTGACCCGCTTCTGCTGCTGCCGGCACAACAAGAACACCCCGCGGCCTCAGCAACCCACCAGACACACATAA
- the gnrhr3 gene encoding gonadotropin releasing hormone receptor 3 isoform X2 — protein sequence MSGNWSQYNASLLPVWTAPSFTPAAQARVAATALLFVFAAGSNLALLVSVCRSRRLASHLRPLILSLAAADLLMTFVVMPLDMVWNVTVQWYAGDVVCKLLCFLKLFAMQTSAFILVGISLDRHQAILRPLDTLTAPQRNRRRMLTAWSLSALIASPQLFIFHTVKAKSVDFTQCVTHGSFSERWHETAYNMFHFVTLYVIPLLVMSCCYTCILIEINRQLHNSNKGDSLRRSGTDMIPKARMKTLKMTLIIVLSFVVCWTPYYLLGIWYWFQPEMLTVTPEYVHHLLFVFGNLNTCCDPVIYGLYTPSFRSDLTRFCCCRHNKNTPRPQQPTRHT from the exons ATGTCTGGTAACTGGTCTCAGTATAACGCGTCTCTGCTGCCCGTCTGGACGGCGCCCAGCTTCACCCCTGCTGCTCAGGCCCGTGTGGCGGCGACTGCGCTGCTGTTCGTGTTCGCGGCGGGCAGCAACCTGGCGCTCCTGGTGAGTGTGTGTCGCAGCCGGCGTCTGGCCTCACACCTGCGGCCGCTGATCCTCAGCCTGGCGGCGGCAGACCTGCTGATGACCTTCGTGGTGATGCCGCTGGACATGGTGTGGAATGTGACGGTGCAGTGGTACGCCGGGGACGTGGTGTGTAAGCTGCTGTGCTTCCTGAAGCTGTTCGCCATGCAGACCTCTGCGTTCATCCTGGTGGGCATCAGTCTGGACAGACACCAGGCCATCCTGCGCCCGCTGGACACACTGACCGCACCACAGAGGAACAGGAGGAGGATGCTGACCGCCTGGAGCCTCAGTGCACTGATCGCATCACCACag CTGTTCATCTTCCATACGGTGAAAGCGAAGAGTGTGGACTTCACGCAGTGTGTGACGCACGGCAGTTTCAGCGAGCGATGGCACGAGACGGCGTACAACATGTTCCACTTTGTGACGCTGTACGTGATCCCCCTGCTGGTCATGAGCTGCTGCTACACCTGCATCCTCATCGAGATCAACAGACAACTACACAACAGCAACAAAG GTGATTCTCTGAGGCGCAGCGGAACAGACATGATCCCGAAGGCCAGGATGAAGACGCTGAAGATGACCCTCATCATTGTGCTGTCCTTCGTGGTGTGCTGGACACCGTATTACCTGCTGGGCATCTGGTACTGGTTCCAGCCGGAGATGCTGACGGTGACGCCCGAGTACGTCCACCACCTGCTGTTTGTGTTCGGGAACCTGAACACCTGCTGCGACCCTGTGATCTATGGCCTGTACACACCCTCCTTCCGCTCCGATCTGACCCGCTTCTGCTGCTGCCGGCACAACAAGAACACCCCGCGGCCTCAGCAACCCACCAGACACACATAA